One Papaver somniferum cultivar HN1 unplaced genomic scaffold, ASM357369v1 unplaced-scaffold_35, whole genome shotgun sequence DNA window includes the following coding sequences:
- the LOC113342205 gene encoding uncharacterized protein LOC113342205 yields MINVIISHEPSKTEFLVTLLYGSVYHEERMQQWEYIGEIGSRSNLPWDIVGDLNITMHTHEISTITSPTTIDFPIIQQVIDNADLSDRYIGTQYTWNNRQSGDNFIGARLDRASGNGLWLQHYGLAKVVHIDTIGSDHIPIILETSPMSHQSSKPYRYFRFWSKDPSVRDVIKNAYSKYVRGSPPYQLTHRLRFVKHDLRIWNIHHFGNIDQKVKTLSGELNNLNNLPYTTQNLEHIKQVELDLNHWQKVQEEFYAQKSRQEFFKSFDKNTGYYHNSVNRRKHYNHNSALKMDNGQWIINRDNLENLLVSHFSSIGSTTNPYRNNEFLNCIDPCISQDDNINLFRPITQQEIGDTINQMKAWTDPWPDGFPPGFYKENIDLFVTDVWKTVQNFFNSKHLLK; encoded by the coding sequence atgatcaaTGTGATTATCAGTCATGAACCCAGCAAGACAGAATTCCTAGTCACTCTACTTTATGGTTCTGTATACCATGAAGAGAGAATGCAACAATGGGAATACATAGGTGAAATTGGATCTAGATCCAATCTTCCATGGGATATCGTAGGTGATCTTAATATTACCATGCATACCCATGAAATATCAACTATCACATCTCCAACTACTATTGACTTTCCAATTATTCAACAAGTTATTGATAATGCTGATTTATCTGACCGATATATTGGTACTCAATATACTTGGAATAATAGGCAAAGTGGAGATAATTTTATTGGTGCTAGACTTGATAGGGCTTCGGGTAATGGTCTCTGGTTACAACATTACGGGCTTGCAAAAGTAGTCCATATTGACACCATAGGCAGTGACCACATACCCATTATCCTGGAGACTTCTCCCATGTCTCATCAGAGTAGTAAGCCATATAGATACTTCAGATTCTGGAGTAAGGACCCATCTGTTAGAGATGTAATTAAAAATGCATACTCTAAATATGTCAGGGGTTCTCCTCCATATCAGCTCACACATAGACTGAGATTTGTTAAACATGATCTTAGAATTTGGAATATCCATCATTTTGGCAATATTGACCAAAAAGTGAAAACTCTAAGTGGTGAGCTCAATAATCTGAATAATTTACCCTATACTACTCAGAACTTAGAGCACATCAAACAAGTTGAATTGGACTTAAATCACTGGCAAAAAGTTCAAGAGGAATTTTATGCCCAAAAGTCCAGACAAGAGTTTTTTAAATCTTTTGATAAGAATACTGGTTACTACCATAACTCTGTCAATAGACGAAAGCACTATAATCACAATAGTGCTTTAAAGATGGATAATGGTCAATGGATCATTAATAGAGATAATCTTGAGAATCTGTTGGTTAGTCATTTTAGTTCCATAGGTTCCACAACAAATCCTTATAGGAACAATGAGTTTCTCAACTGCATTGACCCCTGCATCTCTCAAGATGATAATATAAACCTTTTTAGACCTATTACTCAGCAAGAGATTGGGGATACAATAAACCAAATGAAAGCCTGGACGGATCCATGGCCGGATGGTTTTCCTCCTGGGTTTTATAAAGAAAATATTGATCTTTTCGTAACTGATGTCTGGAAAACAGTTCAAAACTTTTTCAATTCCAAACATTTATTAAAATAG